A single genomic interval of Fructobacillus americanaquae harbors:
- a CDS encoding DEAD/DEAH box helicase, which yields MKNTNQQFGEYNLKPEVLSALKAIGFDQPTPIQARLIPTILRGGDVVGQSQTGSGKTHTFLVPIFNALQPELNQTQVVITTPSRELAAQIAKAAREFAEKMELVKVSIAEYVGGTDKARQVRQLEKHQAQIVVGTPGRLKDLVQSGALVVNQVRTLVVDEADMTLDMGFLNEVDFLAGAMPKDLQTLVFSATMPEKLKPFLKKYLDNPDFQTIPTEATIADTIDNWLVPTKSKDKEEVIDKLLTIFNPYLALIFANTKERAKELAAHLRGRGLKVAEIHGDIPPRERRRTMKGVLHLDYQYVVATDLAARGIDIEGVSHVINDGVPDELEFFVHRVGRTGRNGLAGTAVTLYGPDEEDRIAELEKIGIEFAHKQIRGDEVVAVKDRKARTQRHATTNKLDPEMVGMVKKKKKNIKPGYKRQIKNKIKRKRQMDRRIELRQDRRNTRRQNKEG from the coding sequence ATGAAAAACACAAACCAACAATTTGGTGAATACAATTTAAAGCCGGAAGTCCTTTCGGCTTTAAAGGCGATTGGTTTTGACCAGCCAACGCCTATCCAGGCGCGCTTGATTCCAACAATCCTGCGTGGTGGGGATGTTGTTGGTCAGTCACAGACGGGGTCTGGGAAGACGCATACTTTCTTGGTACCCATTTTTAACGCCTTGCAACCAGAATTGAATCAAACCCAGGTGGTGATTACGACACCATCACGGGAATTGGCTGCTCAGATTGCAAAGGCTGCCCGTGAATTTGCGGAAAAGATGGAATTGGTGAAGGTTTCTATTGCCGAATATGTTGGTGGGACGGATAAGGCCCGCCAAGTTCGCCAGTTAGAAAAGCACCAAGCGCAAATTGTCGTTGGAACGCCAGGACGGTTAAAGGATTTGGTTCAAAGTGGGGCCTTGGTTGTTAACCAGGTGCGGACTTTGGTTGTCGATGAAGCGGATATGACACTTGATATGGGCTTCTTAAACGAAGTTGATTTCTTGGCCGGTGCGATGCCAAAAGACCTGCAAACGTTGGTCTTTTCAGCAACAATGCCAGAAAAGTTGAAGCCGTTCTTAAAGAAGTATTTGGACAATCCGGATTTCCAAACAATTCCAACGGAAGCGACGATTGCCGATACCATCGACAACTGGTTGGTGCCAACTAAGTCCAAGGACAAGGAAGAGGTTATCGATAAGTTGCTGACGATTTTCAATCCTTATTTGGCGTTGATTTTCGCCAATACGAAGGAACGAGCTAAGGAATTAGCAGCACATTTGCGTGGCCGAGGTCTCAAAGTTGCCGAAATTCATGGCGATATTCCACCACGTGAGCGAAGGCGAACGATGAAGGGTGTCTTGCACCTGGATTACCAATATGTCGTTGCGACTGATTTAGCTGCTCGTGGGATTGATATTGAAGGGGTTTCGCATGTCATTAATGATGGTGTGCCAGACGAATTAGAATTCTTCGTTCACCGTGTTGGTCGAACGGGACGAAATGGGCTGGCTGGAACGGCTGTGACCCTTTATGGACCTGATGAAGAAGACCGCATTGCCGAGTTGGAAAAAATCGGTATCGAGTTTGCTCATAAGCAGATTCGTGGGGATGAAGTTGTGGCGGTCAAGGATCGAAAGGCCCGGACACAGCGCCATGCAACAACTAATAAGTTGGACCCTGAAATGGTTGGGATGGTCAAGAAAAAGAAGAAGAACATCAAGCCTGGCTATAAGCGTCAAATTAAGAATAAGATTAAGCGTAAGCGTCAAATGGATCGTCGAATCGAACTTCGTCAAGATCGCCGGAATACGCGTCGTCAAAATAAGGAAGGCTAA
- the dinB gene encoding DNA polymerase IV has protein sequence MAEFLQAVDDRKILHVDLDAFYAQVEMRDNPALKKVPLIIGRDPDLHHGHGVVATANYIARKAGVHSAMGSTEAKRLCPNAVFVAPDFDKYRSVSAQIHEVFAEFTDKVEPVALDEAYLDVSQSPMASATLAAELRHRIWQETKLTCSVGVSYNKVLAKLGSEHHKPNGVTVIGADVAMDFVAALPIKDFRGVGQKAQEKFAKLGIKTGADLRALSQDELRVHFGSFGDQLYWQARATHFGQVKDHRIRQSVGKEGTFEFPLHDRSAVLATFKGLATKVVTNMEAKHLVGRTLNIKVRDDDFKTLTRSITQANPFQLDPDFLARKAQSIFDDLYPDDFAIRLLGLTFSNVSPQSFQSLSLFDD, from the coding sequence AAATTTTGCATGTCGATTTGGATGCTTTTTATGCTCAAGTTGAAATGCGTGACAACCCTGCTTTAAAGAAGGTGCCGCTAATCATCGGTCGTGATCCTGATTTACATCACGGTCATGGGGTCGTGGCAACCGCCAACTACATTGCCAGAAAGGCCGGCGTTCATTCAGCCATGGGGTCAACTGAAGCAAAGCGACTTTGTCCTAATGCCGTTTTCGTTGCTCCTGATTTTGATAAGTACCGGTCAGTGTCAGCTCAAATTCATGAAGTTTTTGCCGAATTCACTGATAAGGTGGAACCAGTCGCACTGGATGAAGCATACTTAGACGTTAGTCAAAGCCCAATGGCGAGCGCAACATTGGCCGCCGAGTTAAGGCATAGAATTTGGCAGGAAACGAAGCTAACGTGTTCGGTCGGGGTTTCCTATAATAAAGTATTAGCCAAACTTGGTTCCGAGCACCACAAACCGAATGGGGTCACGGTCATTGGTGCTGATGTCGCAATGGACTTCGTGGCGGCCTTACCTATTAAGGACTTTCGTGGTGTTGGTCAGAAAGCACAGGAAAAGTTTGCAAAATTAGGAATTAAAACGGGCGCAGATTTACGGGCCTTGAGTCAAGACGAATTACGGGTACACTTTGGTTCCTTTGGTGACCAACTTTATTGGCAAGCGCGGGCAACGCACTTTGGTCAGGTAAAGGACCATCGAATTCGGCAATCGGTCGGAAAAGAGGGGACGTTTGAATTTCCGCTTCATGACCGTTCGGCTGTTTTGGCGACCTTTAAGGGCTTGGCCACAAAGGTTGTGACGAACATGGAGGCTAAACACTTGGTTGGTCGAACATTGAATATTAAGGTCCGTGATGATGATTTTAAGACGCTGACCAGGTCGATTACACAGGCAAATCCGTTTCAGCTTGATCCTGATTTCTTGGCAAGAAAGGCACAATCAATCTTTGATGACCTTTATCCAGATGACTTTGCCATTCGCTTGCTGGGGCTAACTTTTTCCAATGTCAGCCCACAATCCTTTCAATCGTTATCGCTTTTTGATGATTAA
- a CDS encoding DHH family phosphoesterase encodes MAKIHEDILEQIKRYDTIIIHRHQRPDPDAYGSQLGLQAILQASFPEKKIYAVGKEIPGLAWIGDGQPLADEIPDSAYKKALVIVCDTANDPRIDDQRWRNGLEIVKIDHHPNVEPYGDWQWVEDGASATSVLIYQFYQALADKGLKMTKKAARYLYIGIIGDTGRFMYSLDQETFDVAGELITYGFDYQKIYNAMTTLSENAVKFSGYVMQHINLLPSGFGYVILKRDVIDSFDLGNAGTSFVVSIPSRIDKVKAWAIFEEQENGDYRVRLRSRSVIINTIAQDFDGGGHPMAAGAWAYNEADIQKVIDRVDSVLKAD; translated from the coding sequence ATGGCCAAAATTCACGAAGATATTTTAGAACAAATTAAACGTTACGATACTATTATTATTCATCGGCACCAACGACCTGATCCGGATGCTTATGGATCACAATTGGGCTTGCAAGCGATTTTGCAGGCTTCGTTTCCTGAAAAAAAGATTTATGCCGTTGGAAAAGAAATTCCTGGTTTAGCTTGGATTGGGGATGGTCAGCCTTTAGCTGATGAAATTCCTGATTCAGCTTACAAGAAGGCTTTGGTAATTGTTTGTGATACCGCCAATGACCCCCGTATCGATGACCAACGTTGGCGCAATGGATTGGAAATTGTCAAAATCGATCACCATCCCAATGTGGAACCTTACGGTGATTGGCAGTGGGTTGAAGACGGAGCCTCAGCGACCTCTGTTCTAATTTATCAATTCTATCAAGCTTTGGCTGACAAGGGTTTGAAGATGACAAAAAAGGCCGCTCGGTACCTTTATATCGGCATTATCGGTGATACCGGCCGCTTTATGTATTCATTAGATCAAGAAACCTTTGATGTGGCCGGTGAGTTGATTACCTACGGCTTTGACTATCAAAAAATTTATAACGCAATGACGACTTTATCAGAAAATGCTGTGAAGTTTTCGGGTTATGTGATGCAACATATTAACTTGTTACCATCTGGCTTTGGCTACGTCATTCTAAAGCGGGATGTGATTGATAGCTTTGACCTTGGTAATGCAGGGACTTCTTTTGTCGTTTCCATTCCGTCACGGATTGACAAGGTGAAGGCCTGGGCCATCTTTGAAGAACAAGAAAATGGTGATTACCGGGTTCGCTTGCGTTCTCGGTCAGTTATCATTAATACCATTGCCCAAGACTTTGATGGTGGGGGACATCCCATGGCTGCAGGTGCCTGGGCTTATAATGAAGCGGATATTCAAAAGGTGATTGACCGAGTTGATAGCGTTTTAAAGGCAGACTAA
- a CDS encoding YslB family protein, which produces MSNAHSQSNNGTNQTVSAFAPLLLRDALLANILTDDYANITYWAGKELARQFPVETSADLPAFFEKAAFGDLTIKYQSDDQQQWLLSGTMVEDRLATNHQADFSLETGFLAQQLELQEEVVAEGTFQVSARQQTVTVRILTDMSHKISSLTSSEQVALRDRFLDRSEEIATEDIDTAETITVDRQSTPDDEPAIQIGEVDQAASEAPVEVEPAASAASIQLKPTTSVAAVATDSVVSTAPIEITEPTSEPTDSQVANTLSVEQSITNSLLAFSQERRQKLSQKDDSSLN; this is translated from the coding sequence ATGTCAAATGCTCATTCTCAATCAAATAACGGTACAAATCAGACTGTTAGCGCTTTTGCTCCACTGCTCTTACGTGATGCCCTTTTGGCTAATATCTTAACCGATGATTATGCCAACATTACCTATTGGGCTGGTAAAGAGTTGGCCCGACAGTTTCCCGTGGAAACAAGTGCTGATTTACCAGCCTTCTTTGAAAAGGCCGCTTTTGGCGATTTAACAATCAAATACCAAAGCGATGACCAACAGCAATGGCTTCTTTCTGGTACCATGGTTGAAGACCGGCTGGCAACGAACCACCAAGCTGATTTTTCATTGGAAACCGGCTTCTTAGCACAACAACTTGAACTGCAAGAAGAAGTTGTTGCGGAAGGCACCTTCCAGGTTTCTGCTCGACAACAGACAGTAACGGTAAGAATTTTAACTGATATGTCTCATAAGATAAGCTCTTTAACCTCTTCGGAACAGGTTGCACTTCGTGACCGCTTCTTAGACAGAAGCGAAGAAATCGCCACTGAAGACATTGATACCGCCGAAACAATCACCGTTGATCGCCAAAGCACACCCGATGATGAACCAGCAATCCAAATCGGTGAAGTTGATCAGGCCGCATCAGAAGCCCCCGTTGAGGTCGAGCCAGCAGCATCTGCAGCATCCATTCAGTTAAAGCCAACGACATCGGTCGCTGCAGTGGCGACTGATTCAGTAGTATCCACAGCTCCGATTGAAATCACAGAACCAACGAGCGAACCAACCGACAGCCAGGTAGCCAATACACTTTCGGTCGAGCAGTCGATTACCAATTCATTATTGGCTTTTAGTCAAGAGCGACGCCAAAAGCTTAGCCAAAAAGATGATTCAAGCTTGAACTAA